A stretch of Saccharothrix texasensis DNA encodes these proteins:
- a CDS encoding RICIN domain-containing protein codes for MRSAVALVVGAVAVLAPAAPSARAATVDTSATYVVVARHSGKVMQVRSAVDGGAVVQASRSDSSAQQFQFVDSGGGFFRLRSRYSGRVVDVASASTANGADVVQWTDRDAVNQQFGVVDTDSGYVRLVNRNSGKALDVWERSTAEGARISQYDVNSGANQQWQLVRLGVVPGDPVPAGCTGTGPITCRYDVAPGHYDVAVRLGSSSRAAHTGVTAEARRRVLSAVDTGVGQFADRVLTVNVREPEGQPTGQGGTGTPGLTLVFDGRSPAVVAVTVKPVRPAALFLVGDSTVCDQPVAPYTGWGQALPARLREGLSVANYADSGESSGSVLANAVLFPAVRSQTRAGDTVMIQVGHNDKQTSAAAFRDNLTRMVRDVRAAGGAPVLVTPPVRRLFDSAGRLTGTARHVNEVGVDLPAEVKAVARAQGAPLIDLTASSAALVEQLGVTPSQGLFLTAEKGDNTHFSEYGATAMSNLVLDEAVRLGVLRSTQVR; via the coding sequence GTGCGATCGGCGGTGGCGCTCGTGGTCGGTGCGGTCGCGGTCCTCGCGCCGGCCGCGCCGTCGGCCCGGGCCGCGACCGTGGACACGTCGGCCACGTATGTGGTGGTGGCTCGGCACAGTGGCAAGGTGATGCAGGTGCGGTCGGCGGTGGACGGTGGTGCCGTGGTGCAGGCGTCGCGGTCGGATTCGTCGGCTCAGCAGTTCCAGTTCGTGGATTCGGGTGGTGGGTTCTTCCGGTTGAGGTCGCGGTACAGCGGCCGGGTGGTGGACGTCGCGTCGGCGTCGACGGCGAACGGTGCGGACGTGGTGCAGTGGACCGATCGTGATGCGGTGAACCAGCAGTTCGGTGTGGTGGACACCGACAGTGGTTATGTCCGGTTGGTCAACCGCAACAGCGGCAAGGCGTTGGACGTGTGGGAGCGTTCGACGGCCGAGGGTGCGCGGATCTCGCAGTACGACGTGAACTCGGGCGCGAACCAGCAGTGGCAGCTCGTCCGGCTCGGCGTCGTCCCGGGCGACCCCGTCCCGGCCGGCTGCACCGGCACGGGCCCGATCACGTGCCGCTACGACGTCGCCCCCGGGCACTACGACGTGGCGGTAAGGCTGGGCAGTTCCTCCCGCGCGGCCCACACCGGCGTCACCGCCGAGGCCCGCCGCCGGGTGCTCTCCGCCGTGGACACCGGCGTGGGTCAGTTCGCCGACCGGGTGCTCACCGTCAACGTGCGCGAGCCCGAAGGGCAGCCGACGGGTCAGGGTGGCACGGGCACACCGGGGTTGACGCTGGTGTTCGACGGCCGCTCGCCCGCGGTCGTGGCGGTCACCGTCAAGCCGGTCAGGCCGGCGGCGCTGTTCCTGGTCGGTGACTCGACGGTGTGCGACCAGCCGGTCGCCCCCTACACGGGCTGGGGCCAGGCGCTGCCCGCCCGGCTGCGTGAGGGCCTGTCGGTGGCGAACTACGCGGACTCGGGGGAGAGCTCCGGCTCGGTGCTGGCCAACGCCGTGCTGTTCCCGGCGGTGCGGTCGCAGACGCGTGCGGGCGACACGGTGATGATCCAGGTGGGCCACAACGACAAGCAGACCTCGGCCGCCGCGTTCCGCGACAACCTCACCCGCATGGTGCGCGACGTGCGCGCGGCGGGCGGCGCCCCGGTGCTGGTCACGCCGCCGGTCCGCCGGTTGTTCGACTCGGCCGGCCGCCTCACCGGCACCGCTCGGCACGTCAACGAGGTCGGGGTGGACCTGCCCGCGGAGGTGAAGGCCGTCGCCCGGGCGCAGGGCGCGCCGCTGATCGACCTGACCGCGTCGTCCGCGGCCCTGGTCGAGCAGCTCGGCGTCACCCCGTCGCAGGGGCTCTTCCTGACCGCGGAGAAGGGCGACAACACCCACTTCTCCGAGTACGGCGCGACCGCCATGTCGAACCTGGTGCTGGACGAGGCGGTCCGGTTGGGCGTCCTCCGGTCGACGCAGGTCCGTTGA
- a CDS encoding RICIN domain-containing protein: MRTSSRNRCTAVVAAVIAAMAAVVVPAQAAPAPAPCAAPQAAGPGAAVAPFKVWLAGDSTMANGGSSCPVGWGREFDRLFNDDVTVVNNAVGGRSIQTWLYESNVKSTKDSAGECVVSPRTYASRWADMLSSNGMQAGDWLIVQFGINDGDPNCPRHVGTARYRELLGTMGREAKARGVKPIYVTPVSAIRCSGSTAVATRGFLNETVAQAQADQVPVIDLHQRSIALYNTLRLCPNNGDYTQGAVGAFFCNDHTHFEAAGAARIAEVVAAALREQGIGLASSLRSTSAAYSLVAQHSGKAADVNEASVAAGAGLVQWTANGRPNQQFEFIDTGDGHVRVKARHSGLVLQVSGNGNGADITQQPDTGATSQQWRVVDHGGDVISLVNRQSGLAMDVWEKSTADGARISQYTYSGSPNQRFTRVRG; the protein is encoded by the coding sequence ATGAGGACATCTTCGCGCAACCGGTGCACGGCGGTCGTGGCGGCCGTCATCGCCGCGATGGCGGCCGTGGTGGTGCCGGCGCAGGCCGCACCGGCGCCCGCGCCGTGTGCCGCGCCGCAGGCCGCCGGTCCGGGTGCCGCCGTCGCGCCGTTCAAGGTGTGGTTGGCGGGCGACTCGACGATGGCCAACGGCGGCAGCTCGTGCCCGGTGGGGTGGGGTCGCGAGTTCGACCGGCTGTTCAACGACGACGTCACGGTCGTCAACAACGCCGTCGGCGGGCGGAGCATCCAGACCTGGCTGTACGAGTCGAACGTCAAGAGCACCAAGGACTCGGCGGGCGAGTGCGTGGTGAGCCCCCGCACCTACGCCTCGCGCTGGGCGGACATGCTGTCGAGCAACGGGATGCAGGCCGGCGACTGGCTGATCGTCCAGTTCGGCATCAACGACGGCGACCCCAACTGCCCGCGCCACGTCGGCACCGCGCGCTATCGCGAGCTGTTGGGCACGATGGGGCGTGAGGCGAAGGCGCGCGGGGTGAAGCCGATCTACGTCACGCCGGTGTCGGCGATCCGCTGCTCCGGCTCCACCGCCGTGGCGACCCGCGGGTTCCTGAACGAGACGGTGGCCCAGGCGCAGGCCGACCAGGTGCCGGTGATCGACCTGCACCAGCGCAGCATCGCGCTCTACAACACGCTGCGCCTGTGCCCCAACAACGGCGACTACACGCAGGGCGCGGTCGGCGCGTTCTTCTGCAACGACCACACCCACTTCGAAGCCGCCGGCGCCGCCCGCATCGCGGAGGTCGTCGCCGCGGCGCTGCGCGAGCAGGGCATCGGCCTCGCCTCCTCCCTGCGCTCGACGTCGGCCGCCTACAGCCTGGTCGCCCAGCACAGCGGCAAAGCGGCCGACGTCAACGAGGCCTCCGTCGCCGCCGGGGCGGGGCTCGTCCAGTGGACCGCCAACGGCCGGCCCAACCAGCAGTTCGAGTTCATCGACACCGGTGACGGCCACGTCCGCGTCAAGGCCCGGCACAGCGGCCTGGTCCTCCAGGTCTCCGGCAACGGCAACGGCGCCGACATCACGCAGCAGCCCGACACCGGCGCCACGAGCCAGCAGTGGCGCGTCGTCGACCACGGCGGCGACGTGATCAGCCTGGTCAACCGGCAGTCCGGCCTGGCCATGGACGTGTGGGAGAAGTCGACCGCCGACGGCGCGCGGATCTCCCAGTACACCTACAGCGGCAGCCCGAACCAGCGCTTCACCCGCGTGCGCGGCTGA